The sequence below is a genomic window from Campylobacter concisus.
AAAATTCTTAGTTCAGCCCTAGCACTTAGCCTAGCAGCTGGTTTTGCACTTGCTGGAGAGCATCCAATCGGTGAGCCTGTAGAGGCTAATGGCATGGAGATAGCTGCAGTTTATTTGCAACCAATCGACATGGAACCAAAGGGTATTGACCTAGCTCCAAGCCTAGCTGATTTTCACCTAGAAGCTGACATACACGCTATTGCTGGTAATAAAAACGGCTTTGGCGAAGGTGAGTGGATCCCATACCTAAAGATTAACTACGAGCTAAAAAACCTTGATAACGGCAAAGTTAAAAAAGGTACCTTTATGCCAATGGTTGCAAGCGATGGCCCACACTACGGTGCTAACGTAAA
It includes:
- a CDS encoding iron transporter, with the translated sequence MNKILSSALALSLAAGFALAGEHPIGEPVEANGMEIAAVYLQPIDMEPKGIDLAPSLADFHLEADIHAIAGNKNGFGEGEWIPYLKINYELKNLDNGKVKKGTFMPMVASDGPHYGANVKMDTGVGNYELKFHIDNPEKQGFGRHADKESGVGKWFEPFTTTYKFQWTGGPVK